The following proteins are co-located in the Candidatus Accumulibacter cognatus genome:
- a CDS encoding ATP-binding cassette domain-containing protein codes for MPYLILSDASLAFGHVPLLDHADFQLDAGERVALIGRNGTGKSSLLSALAGCGALDDGKVWLQPGLRIGYVPQEPPFDADLTVFAAVVAGMGELSALLAEYHAVAHALADPVADHEKLLERMQALQTELEARQAWSFEAQAERVIQRFSLDADALVGTLSGGQKKRLALAQALAVSPELLLLDEPTNHLDVGAIEWLEEMLVASGVTLVFITHDRRFLERVATRIVELDRGRLLSCPGSFGEYQMRKEAILHDEALNNARADKFLAQEEVWIRQGIKARRTRNEGRVLRLERLRRERAARRERQGKVELALDAGDRSGKLVAALEHAGKRFGEQVVVRDFSCRVQRGDKIGIIGPNGAGKTTLLRMILGELLPDTGKVHLGTKVQVAYFDQFRSQLDEQATLIDVISPGSDFVEIAHQRKHVISYLGDFLFAPQRARSQVSSLSGGERNRLLLARLFARPANVLVLDEPTNDLDIETLELLEELLQDYTGTLFLVSHDRAFIDNVVTQTIAAEGDGIWREYAGGYQDWADYQAVCRREEASTMESSSKRGDSRPAEVARPTRPKASASKLSWKEAKELAELPQRIAALEAEQKQIGERLADPALYQAQPQAARELSARLREIDEQLLALLDRWEALES; via the coding sequence ATGCCGTACCTGATTCTCTCCGACGCTTCCCTTGCCTTCGGCCATGTGCCGCTCCTTGACCATGCGGATTTCCAGCTCGATGCTGGCGAGCGGGTCGCGCTGATTGGCCGTAACGGTACCGGCAAGTCCTCTCTGTTGAGCGCACTCGCAGGTTGTGGGGCGCTTGATGACGGCAAGGTGTGGCTGCAACCGGGCCTGCGGATCGGCTATGTTCCGCAGGAGCCGCCCTTCGACGCCGATTTGACGGTCTTCGCTGCCGTTGTCGCCGGCATGGGCGAGTTGTCGGCGTTGCTTGCCGAATACCATGCCGTCGCGCACGCCCTTGCCGACCCTGTAGCAGACCATGAAAAGCTGCTGGAACGTATGCAGGCGCTGCAGACAGAACTGGAGGCACGGCAGGCGTGGTCGTTCGAGGCGCAGGCCGAGCGCGTCATCCAGCGCTTCTCGCTCGATGCCGACGCCCTGGTCGGAACGCTCTCCGGAGGTCAGAAAAAGCGCCTGGCGCTGGCACAGGCCCTGGCCGTTTCGCCCGAGCTGTTGCTGCTCGATGAGCCGACCAACCATCTCGATGTCGGCGCAATCGAATGGCTCGAGGAGATGCTGGTTGCCTCGGGCGTGACGTTGGTGTTCATCACCCATGACCGTCGTTTTCTCGAACGGGTGGCAACCCGCATCGTCGAACTCGACCGTGGCCGCCTGCTTTCCTGCCCGGGCAGTTTTGGCGAGTATCAGATGCGCAAGGAGGCCATCCTGCACGACGAAGCGCTGAACAATGCACGCGCGGACAAGTTTCTTGCGCAGGAGGAGGTGTGGATCAGGCAGGGCATCAAGGCCCGCCGCACCCGCAACGAAGGGCGCGTGCTGCGCCTCGAGCGACTGCGCCGGGAACGTGCGGCAAGGCGTGAGCGCCAGGGCAAGGTCGAGTTGGCGCTCGATGCCGGTGACCGTAGCGGCAAACTGGTGGCGGCGCTCGAGCATGCCGGCAAGCGTTTTGGCGAGCAGGTGGTGGTACGCGATTTCTCCTGTCGGGTACAGCGCGGTGACAAGATCGGCATCATCGGCCCGAACGGCGCCGGCAAGACGACGCTGCTGCGCATGATTCTCGGTGAGTTGCTCCCCGATACCGGCAAGGTGCATCTCGGAACGAAAGTGCAGGTGGCTTATTTCGACCAGTTCCGCAGTCAGCTCGATGAACAGGCGACACTGATCGACGTGATCTCGCCGGGGTCGGATTTCGTCGAGATCGCCCATCAGCGCAAACACGTCATAAGCTATCTCGGGGACTTCCTGTTTGCGCCGCAGCGTGCGCGCTCGCAGGTCAGTTCGCTGTCCGGTGGCGAGCGCAACCGGCTTCTGCTGGCGCGTCTGTTCGCACGGCCAGCGAACGTGCTGGTGCTCGACGAACCGACCAACGACCTCGACATTGAAACTCTCGAACTGCTCGAGGAACTGCTCCAGGACTACACGGGCACCTTGTTTCTGGTCAGCCACGATCGTGCCTTCATCGACAACGTCGTGACCCAGACCATCGCTGCCGAGGGTGACGGCATCTGGCGAGAGTATGCCGGTGGTTATCAGGACTGGGCCGACTATCAGGCCGTTTGCCGCAGGGAAGAGGCTTCCACGATGGAGAGCAGCAGCAAACGCGGCGATTCGCGACCGGCAGAGGTCGCCAGGCCGACCCGGCCAAAGGCCAGCGCCAGCAAACTGTCGTGGAAGGAGGCCAAGGAACTCGCCGAACTGCCGCAACGCATCGCCGCCCTCGAGGCCGAGCAGAAGCAGATCGGCGAACGGTTGGCCGATCCCGCACTGTACCAGGCACAGCCGCAGGCAGCACGAGAGCTGTCGGCGCGCCTGCGCGAAATCGATGAGCAACTCCTGGCCCTGCTCGATCGCTGGGAAGCCCTCGAGAGTTAG